A single region of the Micropterus dolomieu isolate WLL.071019.BEF.003 ecotype Adirondacks linkage group LG18, ASM2129224v1, whole genome shotgun sequence genome encodes:
- the sla2a gene encoding src-like-adapter 2 isoform X2 — protein sequence MGTCPIRCQSNLTILENPPEPVSPAPQESMTVSLCNYPSFGHTELTMCFGERLTIISDDGDFMMVRSTTTGRESYIPTNYTAKVTHRWLFKGIGRYKAVELLMQPNNQSGAFLIRESETHRDCYSLSVLKRSNSSYLDGVKHYRISHLPNGWVYISPGLTFPSLHYLVEHYTGVANGLCCRLTEPCFIQGFDDAREAMPMPTNIRRPTINWKDISRSVIFRKKRAESDNSLVSEGLREAITSYLQMTEGTNHSWDT from the exons ATGGGCACCTGCCCCATCAGATGTCAATCCAACCTGACAATCCTAGAAAATCCACCTGAACCTGTGTCACCAG CCCCCCAGGAGAGCATGACTGTATCCCTCTGCAACTACCCATCCTTTGGGCATACAGAACTGACCATGTGCTTTGGGGAGAGACTCACCATCATATCAGA CGATGGTGATTTTATGATGGTGAGATCCACAACCACAGGCCGTGAGAGCTACATTCCCACCAACTACACAGCCAAGGTGACACACAG GTGGCTGTTCAAAGGCATTGGCAGGTACAAAGCAGTGGAGCTGCTCATGCAGCCCAATAACCAGAGTGGAGCCTTTTTGATCCGAGagtcagagacacacagag ATTGTTACTCGCTGTCTGTCCTGAAGAGGTCCAACTCTTCATATCTGGACGGTGTAAAGCACTACCGCATCTCTCACCTCCCAAATGGCTGGGTCTACATATCTCCAGGACTCACCTTCCCCTCCCTGCATTACCTGGTGGAACACTATACAG GGGTTGCAAATGGATTGTGCTGTCGGTTGACAGAACCTTGCTTCATCCAGGGTTTTGACGACGCTAGAGAGGCCATGCCTATGCCCACAAATATCAGGAGGCCTACTATCAACTGGAAGGACATTAGCAG GTCAGTGATCTTCAGGAAGAAGAGAGCAGAGTCAGACAACTCTCTGGTGAGCGAGGGGCTGAGGGAGGCCATCACCTCCTACCTCCAAATGACAGAGGGCACCAATCACAGCTGGGACACTTGA
- the sla2a gene encoding src-like-adapter 2 isoform X1: MGTCPIRCQSNLTILENPPEPVSPAPQESMTVSLCNYPSFGHTELTMCFGERLTIISDDGDFMMVRSTTTGRESYIPTNYTAKVTHRWLFKGIGRYKAVELLMQPNNQSGAFLIRESETHRDCYSLSVLKRSNSSYLDGVKHYRISHLPNGWVYISPGLTFPSLHYLVEHYTGVANGLCCRLTEPCFIQGFDDAREAMPMPTNIRRPTINWKDISRCDRLSANVSLLSLLRIATRCHSVTCSKAEHQHLVASWSENN, encoded by the exons ATGGGCACCTGCCCCATCAGATGTCAATCCAACCTGACAATCCTAGAAAATCCACCTGAACCTGTGTCACCAG CCCCCCAGGAGAGCATGACTGTATCCCTCTGCAACTACCCATCCTTTGGGCATACAGAACTGACCATGTGCTTTGGGGAGAGACTCACCATCATATCAGA CGATGGTGATTTTATGATGGTGAGATCCACAACCACAGGCCGTGAGAGCTACATTCCCACCAACTACACAGCCAAGGTGACACACAG GTGGCTGTTCAAAGGCATTGGCAGGTACAAAGCAGTGGAGCTGCTCATGCAGCCCAATAACCAGAGTGGAGCCTTTTTGATCCGAGagtcagagacacacagag ATTGTTACTCGCTGTCTGTCCTGAAGAGGTCCAACTCTTCATATCTGGACGGTGTAAAGCACTACCGCATCTCTCACCTCCCAAATGGCTGGGTCTACATATCTCCAGGACTCACCTTCCCCTCCCTGCATTACCTGGTGGAACACTATACAG GGGTTGCAAATGGATTGTGCTGTCGGTTGACAGAACCTTGCTTCATCCAGGGTTTTGACGACGCTAGAGAGGCCATGCCTATGCCCACAAATATCAGGAGGCCTACTATCAACTGGAAGGACATTAGCAGGTGTGACAGACTCTCTGCTAATGTCTCTCTCTTGTCTCTACTGAGGATTGCCACAAGATGTCACTCTGTTACTTGTAGTAAAGCAGAGCACCAGCACCTGGTGGCATCCTGGTCAGAAAACAATTGA
- the trpc4apa gene encoding transient receptor potential cation channel, subfamily C, member 4 associated protein a, producing the protein MATLLGSGSPCTGGKRRHCTSNIIKKFTASKITGQGFSRGTQLPGGLLQEREKRAKWHGIPTLLQKLYESSHPNSDLSHAHNFLKVLSSQLSMEAMSFVTEERKTAQESTFPNTYTFDLFGGVNLLVEILMRPTLTMQKKNPKTVNDDLVKDCLSILYNCCICTEGVTKSLAARDDFVLFLFTLMTNKKTFLQTATLIEDILGVKKEMIQLEGIPNLSGLVQSFDQQQLANFCRILSVTISEPDVGNDDKHTLLAKNAQQKRNASPSRAEVNQVTLLNIPGFIERLCKLATRKVSEATGANFLQELEDWYTWLDNALVLDALMQMATEEAEQSSTESSDESSLATSPLRHRLPQSMKIVHEIMYKVEVLYVLCVLLMGRQRNQVHKMLAEFRLIPGLNNLFDKLIWRKYTASNHVVHGQNENCDCSPEISFKIQFLRLLQSFSDHHENKYLLLNSQELNELSAISMKANIPEVEALVNTDRSLVCDGKKGLLTRILTVMKREPPDSSFRFWQARAVESFLRGATSYADQMFLLKRGLLEHILFCIIDSGCTSRDVLQSYFDLLGELMKFNIDAFKRFNKYVNTPEKFQTFLTQINSSLVDSNMLVRCIVLSLDRFESQTEDVKVVEVLSECCLLSYMARVENRLSFLFRLINIINVQTLTQENVSCLNTSLVILMLARRKAKLPFYLNALREKEYAEKYPGCLLNNFHNLLRFWQRHYLNKDKDSTCLENSSCIPFSYWKETVSVLLGSDRTSLCAIASYIDEPFMDLDRDLLED; encoded by the exons ATGGCGACGCTTCTGGGGTCCGGGTCCCCTTGTACTGGAGGAAAACGAAGACATTGCACCAGCAATATCATTAAGAAGTTCACGGCCAGTAAAATTACTGGCCAGGGTTTCAGTCGAGGGACGCAG CTCCCAGGAGGCCTGCTCCAAGAGCGAGAGAAACGGGCCAAGTGGCATGGCATCCCTACTCTGCTGCAGAAGCTCTACGAGAGCAGCCATCCCAACAGTGACCTCTCACATGCCCACAACTTTCTTAAG GTATTATCATCCCAGCTCTCCATGGAGGCCATGTCTTTTGTTACGGAGGAACGGAAGACCGCTCAGGAATCCACCTTCCCCAACACATACACCTTTGACCTCTTTGGTGGAGTCAAT CTGCTTGTGGAGATCTTAATGAGACCCACATTAACTATGCAGAAGAAAAACCCGAAAA CAGTGAATGATGACTTGGTCAAGGACTGCCTTAGTATTCTCTACAACTGTTGTATATGT ACAGAGGGGGTCACAAAGAGCCTGGCAGCGAGGGATGACTTTGTTCTGTTCCTTTTCACCCTGATGACAAACAAGAAGACCTTCCTACAGACTGCTACCCTAATTGAAGATATTCTTGGAGTCAAAAAG gAGATGATCCAGTTAGAGGGCATTCCTAATCTGTCAGGTCTGGTCCAAAGCTTTGACCAACAGCAGCTTGCCAACTTCTGTCGCATCTTATCTGTCACCATCTCAGAACCTGATGTAGGAAACGACGACAAGCACACACTGTTGGCCAAAAATGCCCAGCAGAAGCGCAATGCTAGCCCCTCACGGGCAGAGGTCAACCAGG TAACCCTGCTGAACATCCCTGGCTTCATTGAGCGGCTGTGTAAGCTGGCCACTAGAAAGGTGTCTGAAGCCACTGGAGCGAATTTCCTGCAGGAGCTGGAGGACTGGTACACATGGCTGGACAATGCTCTGGTGCTGGACGCCCTCATGCAGATGGCAACTGAGGAGGCTGAACAAAGCAGTACAG AGTCATCAGATGAGAGTTCCCTGGCCACCAGCCCACTGAGACACAGACTACCCCAGTCCATGAAGATTGTCCATGAGATAATGTATAAAGTGGAAGTGCTCTATGTGCTATGTGTCCTTCTTATGGGCCGACAGAGGAACCAG GTCCACAAGATGCTGGCTGAGTTCCGTCTCATCCCGGGTCTCAATAACCTGTTTGACAAGCTCATCTGGAGGAAATACACTGCTTCAAATCATGTGGTGCATGGCCAGAATGAGAACTGCGACTGTAGTCCG GAAATATCATTCAAAATCCAGTTCTTGCGGCTACTTCAGAGTTTCAGTGATCATCATGA gAACAAATACCTCCTGTTGAACAGCCAGGAGCTAAATGAACTGAGTGCCATATCCATGAAGGCGAACATCCCGGAGGTGGAGGCTCTGgtcaacacagacagaagcctAGTGTGTGATGGGAAGAAGGGCCTCCTCACGCGCATCCTCACCGTCATGAAGAGGGAGCCTCCAGACTCGTCCTTCAG GTTCTGGCAGGCGAGGGCAGTGGAAAGTTTTCTCAGAGGAGCCACTTCCTATGCAGACCAAATGTTCCTCCTGAAGAGGGGACTGCTAGAG CACATCCTGTTCTGCATCATAGACAGTGGGTGTACGTCTCGAGATGTCCTACAGAGCTACTTTGATCTGCTTGGAGAGCTCATGAAGTTCAACATTGATGCCTTCAAAAGATTCAACAAATATGTTAACACTCCCGAGAAG TTTCAGACCTTCCTGACGCAGATCAACAGTTCTCTGGTGGACTCGAACATGCTGGTGCGCTGCATTGTCCTTTCATTGGACCGCTTTGAGAGCCAGACTGAAGATGTCAAAG TGGTGGAGGTACTTTCTGAGTGCTGCCTGCTGTCCTACATGGCCAGAGTTGAGAACAGGCTGTCCTTCCTTTTCCGACTGATCAACATCATCAACGTACAGACACTCACACAG GAGAATGTGAGCTGTTTAAACACCAGTTTGGTGATCTTGATGCTGGCCAGAAGAAAGGCTAAACTGCCCTTCTACCTCAACGCCTTGCGGGAGAAGGAGTATGCTGAGAAGTACCCGGGCTGCCTACTCAACAACTTCCACAACCTACTGCGCTTCTGGCAGCGCCACTACCTCAACAAGGACAAAGACAGCACCTGTCTGGAGAAC AGCTCCTGTATCCCCTTCAGCTACTGGAAGGAGACGGTGTCAGTGCTGCTGGGCTCAGACAGGACTTCTCTGTGCGCCATAGCGAGCTACATTGATGAGCCCTTCATGGATCTGGACAGAGACCTGCTGGAAGATTGA